In the Aquimarina spinulae genome, CAGCAATAAAAACAGGAGATTTAATAGCTAAAGTAAAAGTAGTACCTAATGAGCAATCCTTGAACAGTGCCAGAGGACGTGTTAAAAATGTGCAAATTGTTTTAAATAACTCTAAGGTAGAATATGACAGAAATAAAGCACTTTTTGATAAAGGAGTAATCTCTAGTCAGGATTTTAATAATATAGATCTAAGATATAATCAGGCAAGACAAGATCTTTCGAATGCACAGAGTGATCTTCAGATCATACGTTTAGGTTCTGCAGGTGGTTCTTCTACAGCTAATACTAATATACGAGCAACCGTATCAGGAACAATTCTTGAAATTCCGGTTAAAGAAGGAGACCAGGTGATCGAAAGTAATAACTTTAACGACGGAACCACAATTGCTACAATTGCAGATTTGAACAAAATGATTTTTGAAGGAAAAGTAGATGAAGCAGAGGTGAATAAACTAAAAATCGATATGCCTTTAAAAGTTAGCCTTGGAGCTATACGAGATAAAGAATTTGATGCAAAACTAAAATTTATTGCGCCAAAAGGAGATGAAGAACAAGGTGCAGTTCAGTTTAAAATTGAAGGTGAAGTTTTTCTTGATAAATCATATTTTATAAGAGCAGGATATAGTGCAAATGCTTCAATTGTTTTAGAAACAAAGAATGATATTCTTGCTGTAAAAGAAGCACTTTTACAATTTGATAAAGAAACAGAAGACCCTTATGTAGAAGTACAAACAGGAGATCAGAAATTTGAAAGAAAAGATGTTGAAATTGGTATTTCTGATGGTATTAATGTTGAAATTCTATCAGGAATAACAGAAGAAGATGATATTAAAGTTTGGAATAAAACAGAGCCCATTAAAAAAGAAGATGAAAAAGATTAAAGCCAGCATGTTTTAAAACAATATTTTTGATAGTGGTTAGATAATTAAAAATATTTTTTAAATAATCTGTAACAACATCAATCAAATATATACCTATACCATAGTATGAAAATAATAGTAAAAGATTTAGGCAAGTTCTCATCACAAAAGGACACTATAGATTTTAAACTTATGAGAATTAGAATTTTAATTTTATGTATTACTTTCTTTGGAGTGCTAGAAATTCAGGCGCAAGAAAAGAAATGGACATTACGCGAGTGTGTAGAATATGCTTTAGAAAATAATATTGCAATAAAACAATCGGCATTAGATGTAGAGGCAACAGAAATTGATAGGATTGATGCCATAGGAAATTTTCTGCCATCATTAAATGCATCTGCTTCTAATTTTTGGAGATCTGGTTTATCAACAGATCCTATTACCAATGAAAATAAAACACAGACATTTAGAAGTTCTAATTATGGCGTTAGTGCAGGAGTAACCATATTTAGTGGTTTAAGAAATATAAAAAGATTTCAAAGAGCTAAACTTAATAAACTACTTAGTCAATATAACCTGGGTAAGTCTAAAGATGATATTGCATTGTTTGTTGCAAATAGTTATCTGCAAGTACTTTTAAACAAGGAATCTTTAAAAGTAGTAGAGAAACAACATGAGATCACATTAGAACAATTACAACGTACCAAAGATCTGGTAGAAGCAGGGGTATTACCTCAAGGTGACCTTCTCGAAATCGAAGCAACTTCTGCAGACGAATTAACAAGAATTGTACAGGCAGAAAATGCAGTACAGATTGCATTAATTGGATTAGCGCAGCGATTACTGATTAAAAATTATGAAGATTTTGACATTGCAGAACAAGAGTATTTAGTTCCTGGATCAGAGATGTTAGAAAAACCTATTGATCAAGTAATTGCACAGGCCAGAGAATCAAGATATGAAGTACAGATTGCAGAGCAAAATAAACTTATAGCAGAAAAAGATCTTGAAATTGCCAGGGGAGCATATTACCCTACACTAAGCGGTTCTTTTAGATATGATACCAGAGAATCAGGAGCTAAATCTTTTGCGCGTGTTTTGGATGCGAATAATCCTGTATCAACTCAGAGTATCGGTGTTGTAGAAGCAACAGGGCAGAATGTTATTTCTCAAACTCCTAATCTACTTCTTGTAGAACAGGATGCTACACCATTTATCGATCAGTTATATACCAATGATGGTATTTCTTATGGATTATCTCTTCAGGTACCGATTTTTAATGGGTTTTCTGCAAGGAATGCTGTAAAAAGAAATAAGGTTAATGTAAAGCGTACAGAATTTCAATTAGAGCAAGCAGAATTGGATTTGGATAGTAATGTATACCAGGCATATCTCGATGCAAAAGGAGCTGCAGAGGCGTATGAAGCTGCTCAAGTTTCTGTAAAAGCTCAAGAAAGAGCGTATGAATACGCAAAAGATCGATATGATGTAGGACTAACTAATGCGTTTGATTTTAGTCAATCAAAATTTAGATTAGAAAATGCGCAGAGCCAGGAAGTACAAAATAAGTTTGATTTCATTTTTAAATTAAAAGTGCTAGAACTGTATTTCGGAATAAAGATCGCTGATATAAAATTATAGAATAGTAGCATTCGATTTTTTGGCTACTATATAGAAAAAGATTGTATTTTCATAGAATAGAATTAACGTTAAAGTAGGTCATGAATAAAAAAAAATTACTCTTCATTTTAGGTATAGTTGTCATTGTAATTGTACTACTTGTTTATGGTAAGAAAGCTGGATGGTTTGGTGAAAGTGGAAACTTTAGAGAAGTATCGGTTACCAAAATTGACAAAATTGATATTGTAGAAACTGTTTCGGCTACGGGTAAAATACAACCCGAAGTAGAGGTTAAACTTTCTTCAGAAGTATCAGGAGAGATTATCGACTTACCCATCAAAGAAGGCCAACAGGTTCAAAAAGGAGATCTTTTGGTTCGTATAAACCCCGATATTATTCAATCTGGATTAAACAGGTCCCAGGCGGCATTAGAAAATGTAAGAGCTGGATTGCGGCAAGCCGAAGCTAGTTTAAAAGAATCAAAATTAAGCTATGATCGTAATAAGGCGTTATTTGATAAAGGAGTAATTTCTAAAGCAGAGTGGGATAGAGCAACCTCTGCATATGAAGGAGCAGAAGCAGCTAAGCAATCAGCGTATTATAATGTAAGAAGTGCTCAGGCAACTGTTAACGAAGCCAAAGATAATCTAAGCAGAACTACGATTTATGCTCCTATGACAGGTACAATTTCTAAGTTATCTGTAGAATTGGGAGAAAGAGTAGTAGGTACCCAACAAATGGCGGGTACAGAGATCGTACGTGTTGCTAATCTTAGTAATATGGAAGTAGAAGTAGATGTGAATGAAAATGATATCGTTAAAGTTTCAATTGCAGATTCTACAATTGTTGAAGTAGATGCTTATCTAAAGAAACAATTTAAAGGAATAGTTACAGAAATCGCTAATTCTGCAGAAAATGCTGTAAGCGCAGATCAAGTAACTAATTTTAGAGTGAAAGTTAGAATTTTGGAGGAGTCATATGCCGATTTACTAGAAGGGAAGTCAGAAAACTATTCTCCGTTTAGACCAGGTATGACTGCTACGGTTGATGTTATTACAGATAAAAGAAAGGATATAATAGGCGTTCCTATAAGTTCTATAGTAATTAAAAATGATACTTCTGATGTGAAAAAAATCTCTTCTAAGGATGAGATATCATCGGAAACCAATAAAAAATTCGAATGTGTATTCGTTAAGAATGGCGAAACTGCCAAATTAAGAGTGATAAAAACGGGTATTCAGGATGATAGTAATATTGAGATAACTAGTGGATTGAAGGAAGGAGATGAGGTTATAACAGGACCTTATAATGTGGTTACCAAAATACTTAAGACAGGAGATAAAGTAACTACCGAGAAAGAGAAAAAATCTACCAAATAAAAACTAGCAGCAGTTTTAGGGACTCACCAAAATTCTATTAGTTAAGACTTCTAAAACTTCGGTAAAACATTTAGTGATGGACATATCTAATTAGATCATTTTTTTTGCCTAATTAGATTATCTTTGCCTAAATTTTTGATAGATGGCTTATATCCTTTGTATAGAAACTTCAACAACCAATTGTTCTGTAGCTTTAGCTAATGACAAAGAGGTAATTGGATTAAAAGAGGATTATGATAGCACATATTCTCATGCAGAACGGTTACATAATTTTATTGATAAAGTTATAAAAGAAGCAGGGTTAACCCCAAAAGATCTTTCTGCGGTTTCGGTTAGTAAAGGTCCCGGTTCATATACAGGATTAAGAATAGGTGTATCGGCAGCAAAAGGGTTATGCTATGCATTAGATATCCCATTAATAGCTGTGCCTACTCTGCACTCATTAGCATTGCAGGTATCACCAGAAAAAGATAGCTATATTGTTCCTATGCTAGATGCTCGAAGAATGGAAGTGTATTCTGCCGTTTTTACTAATACGTATAAAGAAATAAGAAAAACAGAGGCAGAAATTCTTACCGAGACTTCTTTTAAAGCGCATTTACAGGAGAGAAAAGTATATTTCATAGGAAATGGTGTAGAAAAATTTTCGGCGATTTGTAACGATGCTAATGCTGTATTTGTACAAAACAAATTGCCATCTGCAAATGAGATGGCAATGTTAAGTTATCCTAAATTTTTGAAAAAAGATTTTGAAGATGTTAGTTACCTCGACCCGTATTACTTAAAAGACTTCGTGACGGGCTAGAATCAGAGCTTTTTAATGCATTATATCTAGCTACAAGTCGAATTAAATCTTCTTCTTTTCTCAAACGAATTCTTTCCTTTTTTAAATAATCTTTCAATTCGTTTTCTTTATCATTAAATGCTGCAAGCATTTCTTTTTTGTTCATTGGTAATTCCATGATAACACCAGATTCTTCAAGGTAATATGAGGTAATCATTCTAAGTGTTCCTGGATCAGAAGGGCCGCTAATTATCGGACCTGTTTTTTCGGGATCTTTTATTTTGAGTGTAAATTTTTTATAAATACGATATCTGTCGGTTAATTCTACTAATACATAATAGCCATCTCTATTGCTTCCTCGTTGATTTTTGAATTCACAGTAATAGAAATAGTCACCATCGATTCGAGCATGAATAGTTGGGCTTTTAACCACTTCGTATAATTTGGATTGCGAACTATATTCTAGAGCATCAGAATAAATGTTATACTTAAGTTTAGCATCAAAAGTTCCTGATTTCTCATCAATAACACTAGATTCTTTATAACGACTCTTCATATAGATACTACCATCATAATCATCATATAAAGAAACTCTGGTAGTAGATGTAAGTAAATTTCGGGGTAATTGTGCAAATAATGCAGACGATGCTATCAAGCATAAAAAAAGTAATATTCTTCTCATAGTTTTTCGATTTAGGTGTGATAAACTTAAAGAAATAACATTTTAAATACAATTAATATGCTTTTTTGATCAAATTTTTACGAATTTCATAATTCAAACATGTGTAGCGTTAAATTATTAGGAATAAAATTGCGATTTTAACAAATAATTCACATAGGCATTTTGCGGTAAAACCGTAATTAATGTAGGATTAAGACTACAATTGAATTGATTGTTAATGGTTTAAAGGTGTTAAAAAATCCACAAAAAACATTTTTTTAACACTTTTAGCATAGCTCAAAATAAAAAGTGGTTAAGCGTTTTTTTGCTACATTACTTAAAATAGTATTACAATGTGTTGTAGAAATTTACTAATTTAATTAGATCCTTTTCTTTCTTTAAACTTAAATTTTCTTTACCAATAAAATCTTTTACTTCTTTTTGATTGTTAGGAAAGATACTTACCGTTTTCTTTTTACTTGAACTAACAGGAAATAGTTTTTCGTCTATTTCTAAATAATAGGCATGTTGATCTGTGAATTTTGCTGGAATATCTTTGTTCATTGGAGTTTTTGCGATTTTGGTATCAATATATTTTTTTTTCAATAGTTTGTATAAACTGATTTTGGTATTACTTGTTAGCTTTATTAAATACCCATTTTTAGTTTTATTATTGCGATATTTGTATTCCTTATAATGATACTCTCTATTCTTAATTCGCACATAGACACTTTTGTTTTTGGTGAGTCCTAGAATTTCAGAAGATTTTAAGGTTTTGCTTACTTCTATTTGATCGTTAAACACATTGTATCTTAAAAACAGTTTTCTGATCTTTTGTTTAGAATTGTTATGAATAATCTCTCCTAATTCAAACTTCGCATTTTCATAAGGAGTCCCTAGCGTCTTGTTTTTATTATCTTTAAAATATTTATGTGCATATAATAAAGGAGTAAAAGAATTTGTTTGGTTCTTGCCATTTGATACGACCTGGGCATTAATCGCAAATGCAAACATGAAAGCTATAAAAAATAAAAATATTCTTTTCATAATAAGTGAATTTTGGATTAGTATTGAAATATTATGTTATACTAATTTGAGTCAAAAACTAAGTCAGGTTAAATTAAAATTTAATATAGGTTTCCCCAGAAGTATTTATTCTAAAGGTAAAATGTCTTTAAATTCTTCAACCGGATATTTACATGAATTATTTACACATAAATAAAACAAAGTTTTGTCTTTAACAAATCTGTTTTTTAATAAGGCAGTATCAGAATCTGATGTACCTCCCGCTATTAGTTTATTTGGAATATAAGTTTGACTTACTTCTTTTAATTTAATTTTAGCTTCTTTACCTATAATAACCAATTCATAAAAGTTAAAAGAAAAATTGAGCATAAGATCTAACCAATTAGAGTACCCCGATGCATAAGACTTGATTTGCGGTTTAATATTATGTAACATTTGTTCACTTATTTCTTTGTAATGAGAACGATCAAGATAATGAGATAGTAGAAATAAGTTCTTAGCCATTATTGAATTAGATGCTGGGATTACATTATCACTGTATTCTATAGTACGTGTAATAAGTTTTGGGTCTTGATCAGAAGTAAAATAGAATATATTCTTGCTTTCATTAAAAAAGTGGTTTAAAGTGTATTGTGTAAGTTGTTCGGATACCTCTAGCCATTCTGGGTCAAATGTGTTTTGATATAAGGTTATAAAAGCTTCAATAACCAGTGCATAATCTTCTAAATACCCATTAATGGTACTTTTGCCGTTTTTGTAGTTATGAAATAAAGATGTATCATTTTTTAACTGAGTAGTTTTGATAAAATTTGCATTTTTTATAGCAGCATCCAAAAACTTTTTCTCTCCAAAAGCTCTATATGCATCTAGATAACTTTTTAGCATTAAAGCGTTCCACGAAGTTAGAGTTTTGTCATCTAATCGTGGTCGAGAGCGTTTTTCACGCTCATGAAGTAAAACTTGTTTCCATTTAGAGATTTTTTTAATCAAGACTTCACTATCAATATTATTTTCACTACAGAACTTTTGATGAGTATCCTTTCTAATTAAAACATAGTTTCCTTTTTCCCAGAAACCATATGAATTTATATTATAATAATCAGCAAAGAGGGTGTAGTCATTATCAGGGACTATTTTTTTTAATTCTTCTTTGGTCCATACATAAAAAGCACCTTCTTCTAGTTCTCCGTCCAAAGTTTTACTATCTGCATCTAAAGACGAATAAAAGGCTCCTTCTTTATTAGTAAGCTCTCTTGCTACAAAATCTAAAGTTTCATAAACCACATCTTTAAACCAGGGATCTTTGGTAACTAAAAAAGCATCAGAATACAGACTTACTAATTGTGCATTATCATATAACATTTTCTCGAAGTGGGGAACATGCCATTTTCCATCTGTAGAATATCGTGCAAACCCTCCTCCAACATGATCATACACTCCACCATATGATATTTTTGTCAAGGTATTTTTTACAAAATTTAATAGTGTTTCGTCTTTGATTTGATGAGCATATCGAAGAAGGAAATGATAATTATTGGGCATCATAAATTTAGGAACTCGTTTTGTACCTCCTTTTTGATGGTCAAAATGAGAACTCCATTCTTTTACAGAAGTCGCTATAAATTCTTTATCAAAATTAATAGCATTAGTGTTTACTTCGATAAGATCTACAGCCTTAATCCCTTGTTCTAGTTTTTCAGCATATTCTATTAGCTTATCGGGTTGTTTTTCATATAAATTTGCAATTTGTTTTAAGGCATCAACCCAATTTCCTTTAGG is a window encoding:
- a CDS encoding efflux RND transporter periplasmic adaptor subunit gives rise to the protein MKKFFKILLVVIFVALLGFSGKYLIDSNSKSPIVFTTEKAFKTSIEEKTVATGKVVPEDEVAIKPQISGIIEKIYVEEGAAIKTGDLIAKVKVVPNEQSLNSARGRVKNVQIVLNNSKVEYDRNKALFDKGVISSQDFNNIDLRYNQARQDLSNAQSDLQIIRLGSAGGSSTANTNIRATVSGTILEIPVKEGDQVIESNNFNDGTTIATIADLNKMIFEGKVDEAEVNKLKIDMPLKVSLGAIRDKEFDAKLKFIAPKGDEEQGAVQFKIEGEVFLDKSYFIRAGYSANASIVLETKNDILAVKEALLQFDKETEDPYVEVQTGDQKFERKDVEIGISDGINVEILSGITEEDDIKVWNKTEPIKKEDEKD
- a CDS encoding TolC family protein, encoding MKIIVKDLGKFSSQKDTIDFKLMRIRILILCITFFGVLEIQAQEKKWTLRECVEYALENNIAIKQSALDVEATEIDRIDAIGNFLPSLNASASNFWRSGLSTDPITNENKTQTFRSSNYGVSAGVTIFSGLRNIKRFQRAKLNKLLSQYNLGKSKDDIALFVANSYLQVLLNKESLKVVEKQHEITLEQLQRTKDLVEAGVLPQGDLLEIEATSADELTRIVQAENAVQIALIGLAQRLLIKNYEDFDIAEQEYLVPGSEMLEKPIDQVIAQARESRYEVQIAEQNKLIAEKDLEIARGAYYPTLSGSFRYDTRESGAKSFARVLDANNPVSTQSIGVVEATGQNVISQTPNLLLVEQDATPFIDQLYTNDGISYGLSLQVPIFNGFSARNAVKRNKVNVKRTEFQLEQAELDLDSNVYQAYLDAKGAAEAYEAAQVSVKAQERAYEYAKDRYDVGLTNAFDFSQSKFRLENAQSQEVQNKFDFIFKLKVLELYFGIKIADIKL
- a CDS encoding efflux RND transporter periplasmic adaptor subunit, translating into MNKKKLLFILGIVVIVIVLLVYGKKAGWFGESGNFREVSVTKIDKIDIVETVSATGKIQPEVEVKLSSEVSGEIIDLPIKEGQQVQKGDLLVRINPDIIQSGLNRSQAALENVRAGLRQAEASLKESKLSYDRNKALFDKGVISKAEWDRATSAYEGAEAAKQSAYYNVRSAQATVNEAKDNLSRTTIYAPMTGTISKLSVELGERVVGTQQMAGTEIVRVANLSNMEVEVDVNENDIVKVSIADSTIVEVDAYLKKQFKGIVTEIANSAENAVSADQVTNFRVKVRILEESYADLLEGKSENYSPFRPGMTATVDVITDKRKDIIGVPISSIVIKNDTSDVKKISSKDEISSETNKKFECVFVKNGETAKLRVIKTGIQDDSNIEITSGLKEGDEVITGPYNVVTKILKTGDKVTTEKEKKSTK
- the tsaB gene encoding tRNA (adenosine(37)-N6)-threonylcarbamoyltransferase complex dimerization subunit type 1 TsaB, producing MAYILCIETSTTNCSVALANDKEVIGLKEDYDSTYSHAERLHNFIDKVIKEAGLTPKDLSAVSVSKGPGSYTGLRIGVSAAKGLCYALDIPLIAVPTLHSLALQVSPEKDSYIVPMLDARRMEVYSAVFTNTYKEIRKTEAEILTETSFKAHLQERKVYFIGNGVEKFSAICNDANAVFVQNKLPSANEMAMLSYPKFLKKDFEDVSYLDPYYLKDFVTG
- a CDS encoding thioredoxin domain-containing protein gives rise to the protein MEQHAYTNDLIHETSPYLLQHAQNPVNWKPWGEEALQQAKKENKLIIVSIGYAACHWCHVMEHESFEDPKVAEIMNANYVNIKVDREERPDIDQVYMSAVQLMTGSGGWPLNMVVLPDGRPVWGGTYFPKGNWVDALKQIANLYEKQPDKLIEYAEKLEQGIKAVDLIEVNTNAINFDKEFIATSVKEWSSHFDHQKGGTKRVPKFMMPNNYHFLLRYAHQIKDETLLNFVKNTLTKISYGGVYDHVGGGFARYSTDGKWHVPHFEKMLYDNAQLVSLYSDAFLVTKDPWFKDVVYETLDFVARELTNKEGAFYSSLDADSKTLDGELEEGAFYVWTKEELKKIVPDNDYTLFADYYNINSYGFWEKGNYVLIRKDTHQKFCSENNIDSEVLIKKISKWKQVLLHEREKRSRPRLDDKTLTSWNALMLKSYLDAYRAFGEKKFLDAAIKNANFIKTTQLKNDTSLFHNYKNGKSTINGYLEDYALVIEAFITLYQNTFDPEWLEVSEQLTQYTLNHFFNESKNIFYFTSDQDPKLITRTIEYSDNVIPASNSIMAKNLFLLSHYLDRSHYKEISEQMLHNIKPQIKSYASGYSNWLDLMLNFSFNFYELVIIGKEAKIKLKEVSQTYIPNKLIAGGTSDSDTALLKNRFVKDKTLFYLCVNNSCKYPVEEFKDILPLE